A genomic region of Platichthys flesus chromosome 4, fPlaFle2.1, whole genome shotgun sequence contains the following coding sequences:
- the LOC133951882 gene encoding protein IWS1 homolog isoform X8, translating to MDGEEEDFMSGARSDDGGGTPVQDEHPGSDGEDVRSDRHESEDEDSHGEDGPQAAEPSGAASGSDNEERTAADSDSEVEAPRSHHNKSDSEVEAPRPADSDSEVEAPRPADSDSEVEAPRPADSDSEVEAPRPADRDSPVKHRTSGSDNEDSSPVKHRASDHEEGEGSSPPLKRRGSSSDGGEGGGRPQAAADSDSENEDVKPAASKQSKADSDSDTETPTKRKAAQIDSDEEEGGGRKQEEVGGGGKWNAVMQSDSEDEEEGQKRKAAAGSDGEKQEEEPRDDSDDETPVKRKKAILSDSEEEEKVDKPAAKRSRAVSDDDENSDSDAAGGPDKSLAAKLRELGSDSASEEERSKAAGGNQDEQALFGSDSESGDEEEKMIADIFGESGEEEEEEFTGFNQEDLEGEKQQAKEQQQQQQQEESESDDGVDRSGQDNSFMSDFDIMLARRKAMNSKRRRHRDGGTFISDADDVVSAMICKMTEAAEEDRTLNSQKKPALKKLTLLPQVVMHLKKQDLKETFIDSGVMSAIKEWISPLPDKSLPALRIREELLKILQELPSVSQETLKHSGIGRSVMFLYKHPKESRPNKDLALKLINEWSRPIFGLTSNYKGMTREERQQRDLDQQMPQKRRLSQPQKVERAEEPDVFSPPTSSGGQTPRRDLEKQLTGEEKALRPGDPGFCARARVPMPSNKDYVVRPKWNVEGDSSRGPMKKGVSRVDKQMRRIAEVRRLTKPGHAVKISVQGNHMPL from the exons aTGACGGCGGCGGCACTCCGGTTCAGGACGAACACCCGGGGTCAGACGGCGAGGACGTGAGGAGCGACAGACACGAGTCTGAG GACGAGGACAGCCACGGGGAGGACGGCCCTCAGGCCGCGGAGCCCAGCGGGGCCGCCAGCGGCTCCGACAACGAGGAGCGCACAGCGGCCGACAGTGACTCCGAGGTGGAGGCCCCCAGGAGCCACCACAACAAGAGTGACTCCGAGGTGGAGGCCCCCCGTCCTGCCGACAGTGACTCCGAG GTGGAGGCCCCCCGTCCTGCCGACAGTGACTCCGAG GTTGAGGCCCCCCGTCCTGCCGACAGCGACTCCGAG GTGGAGGCCCCCCGTCCTGCCGACCGCGACTCCCCGGTCAAACACAGGACGAGTGGATCAGACAACGAGGATTCGTCACCGGTCAAACACAGAGCGTCGGAtcatgaggagggggaggggtcGTCTCCTCCTCTTAAACGCAGAGGGAGTAGCTCggacgggggggagggggggggcaggcccCAAGCGGCCGCGGACAGCGACTCAGAGAACGAGGACGTCAAACCTGCAGCGTCCAAACAGTCCAAAGCCGACAGTGACTCTGACACAGAGACGCCCACGAAACGAAAGGCGGCACAGATAGACtcagacgaggaggagggggggggaaggaaacaggaggaagtgggagggggggggaagtggaACGCTGTGATGCAGTCTgacagtgaggatgaggaggagggacaaAAGAGGAAGGCTGCAGCCGGAAGTGAcggagagaagcaggaggaggagccgagAGACGACAGCGACGACGAGACGCCAG tgaagaggaagaaggccATCCTGTCagacagtgaggaagaggagaaagtagACAAACCAG cAGCCAAGAGGAGTCGGGCGGTGTCGGACGACGATGAGAACTCGGACAGCGACGCGGCGGGGGGGCCTGATAAGAGCCTGGCAGCCAAACTGAGGGAGCTCGGCTCCGACAGCGCCAGCGAGGAGGAGCGCTCGAAGGCGGCGGGGGGGAACCAGGACGAGCAGGCGCTGTTCGGCAGCGACAGCGAGTCTGGAGACGAGGAGGA GAAGATGATCGCAGACATCTTCGGGGAGTccggggaggaagaggaggaggagttcacG ggcTTCAACCAGGAGGACCTGGAGGGGGAGAAGCAACAGGccaaggagcagcagcagcagcagcagcaggaggagtcGGAGTCGGACGATGGAGTCGACCGCAGCGGCCAAGA caacaGCTTCATGTCCGACTTCGACATCATGCTCGCTCGGAGGAAAGCCATGAACAGCAAGAGGAGAAGACACCGGGACGGAGGGACGTTCATCAGCGACGCCGACGACGTGGTCAGCGCCATGATCTGCAAGATGACCGAGGCTGCAGAG GAGGATCGAACTCTGAACAGTCAGAAGAAACCGGCGCTGAAGAAACTCACGCTGCTGCCGCAGGTCGTCATGCACCTGAAGAA ACAGGACCTGAAGGAGACGTTCATCGACAGCGGGGTGATGTCGGCCATTAAAGAGTGGATCAGTCCTCTTCCAGACAAGTCGCTGCCTGCGCTCAGGATccgagaggagctgctgaagatCCTGCAGGAG ctgcccaGCGTCAGTCAGGAGACTCTGAAGCACAGCGGCATCGGCCGCTCCGTCATGTTTCTGTACAAACACCCCAAAGAGTCTCGACCCAACAAAGACCTGGCGCTCAAACTCATCA ATGAGTGGTCGCGGCCCATCTTCGGTCTGACGTCGAACTACAAGGGGATGACGAGAGAGGAGCGGCAGCAGAGAGACCTGGATCAGCAGATGCCTCAGAAACGACGGCTGAG tcAGCCTCAGAAGGTGGAGAGGGCGGAGGAACCTGACGTCTTCTCTCCACCAACCAG ctCCGGGGGTCAGACGCCTCGCAGGGACCTGGAGAAGCAGCTCACTGGAGAGGAGAA AGCTCTGCGACCCGGTGACCCCGGGTTCTGCGCCCGGGCTCGAGTCCCGATGCCGTCCAACAAGGACTACGTGGTTCGACCCAAGTGGAACGTAGAGGGCGACTCCAGCAGG GGGCCCATGAAGAAGGGCGTGTCCCGGGTCGATAAACAGATGCGTAGAATCGCTGAAGTCCGACGCCTGACGAAGCCCGGCCACGCCGTGAAGATCAGCGTCCAGGGAAACCACATGCCGCTCTGA
- the LOC133951882 gene encoding protein IWS1 homolog isoform X1, with the protein MDGEEEDFMSGARSDDGGGTPVQDEHPGSDGEDVRSDRHESEDEDSHGEDGPQAAEPSGAASGSDNEERTAADSDSEVEAPRSHHNKSDSEVEAPRPADSDSEVEAPGSHHDKSDSEVEAPRPADSDSEVEAPGSHHDKSDSEVEAPRPADSDSEVEAPRSHHDKSDSEVEAPRPADRDSPVKHRTSGSDNEDSSPVKHRASDHEEGEGSSPPLKRRGSSSDGGEGGGRPQAAADSDSENEDVKPAASKQSKADSDSDTETPTKRKAAQIDSDEEEGGGRKQEEVGGGGKWNAVMQSDSEDEEEGQKRKAAAGSDGEKQEEEPRDDSDDETPVKRKKAILSDSEEEEKVDKPAAKRSRAVSDDDENSDSDAAGGPDKSLAAKLRELGSDSASEEERSKAAGGNQDEQALFGSDSESGDEEEKMIADIFGESGEEEEEEFTGFNQEDLEGEKQQAKEQQQQQQQEESESDDGVDRSGQDNSFMSDFDIMLARRKAMNSKRRRHRDGGTFISDADDVVSAMICKMTEAAEEDRTLNSQKKPALKKLTLLPQVVMHLKKQDLKETFIDSGVMSAIKEWISPLPDKSLPALRIREELLKILQELPSVSQETLKHSGIGRSVMFLYKHPKESRPNKDLALKLINEWSRPIFGLTSNYKGMTREERQQRDLDQQMPQKRRLSQPQKVERAEEPDVFSPPTSSGGQTPRRDLEKQLTGEEKALRPGDPGFCARARVPMPSNKDYVVRPKWNVEGDSSRGPMKKGVSRVDKQMRRIAEVRRLTKPGHAVKISVQGNHMPL; encoded by the exons aTGACGGCGGCGGCACTCCGGTTCAGGACGAACACCCGGGGTCAGACGGCGAGGACGTGAGGAGCGACAGACACGAGTCTGAG GACGAGGACAGCCACGGGGAGGACGGCCCTCAGGCCGCGGAGCCCAGCGGGGCCGCCAGCGGCTCCGACAACGAGGAGCGCACAGCGGCCGACAGTGACTCCGAGGTGGAGGCCCCCAGGAGCCACCACAACAAGAGTGACTCCGAGGTGGAGGCCCCCCGTCCTGCCGACAGTGACTCCGAGGTGGAGGCCCCCGGGAGCCACCACGACAAGAGTGACTCCGAGGTGGAGGCCCCCCGTCCTGCCGACAGTGACTCCGAGGTGGAGGCCCCCGGGAGCCACCACGACAAGAGTGACTCCGAGGTTGAGGCCCCCCGTCCTGCCGACAGCGACTCCGAGGTGGAGGCCCCCAGGAGCCACCACGACAAGAGTGACTCCGAGGTGGAGGCCCCCCGTCCTGCCGACCGCGACTCCCCGGTCAAACACAGGACGAGTGGATCAGACAACGAGGATTCGTCACCGGTCAAACACAGAGCGTCGGAtcatgaggagggggaggggtcGTCTCCTCCTCTTAAACGCAGAGGGAGTAGCTCggacgggggggagggggggggcaggcccCAAGCGGCCGCGGACAGCGACTCAGAGAACGAGGACGTCAAACCTGCAGCGTCCAAACAGTCCAAAGCCGACAGTGACTCTGACACAGAGACGCCCACGAAACGAAAGGCGGCACAGATAGACtcagacgaggaggagggggggggaaggaaacaggaggaagtgggagggggggggaagtggaACGCTGTGATGCAGTCTgacagtgaggatgaggaggagggacaaAAGAGGAAGGCTGCAGCCGGAAGTGAcggagagaagcaggaggaggagccgagAGACGACAGCGACGACGAGACGCCAG tgaagaggaagaaggccATCCTGTCagacagtgaggaagaggagaaagtagACAAACCAG cAGCCAAGAGGAGTCGGGCGGTGTCGGACGACGATGAGAACTCGGACAGCGACGCGGCGGGGGGGCCTGATAAGAGCCTGGCAGCCAAACTGAGGGAGCTCGGCTCCGACAGCGCCAGCGAGGAGGAGCGCTCGAAGGCGGCGGGGGGGAACCAGGACGAGCAGGCGCTGTTCGGCAGCGACAGCGAGTCTGGAGACGAGGAGGA GAAGATGATCGCAGACATCTTCGGGGAGTccggggaggaagaggaggaggagttcacG ggcTTCAACCAGGAGGACCTGGAGGGGGAGAAGCAACAGGccaaggagcagcagcagcagcagcagcaggaggagtcGGAGTCGGACGATGGAGTCGACCGCAGCGGCCAAGA caacaGCTTCATGTCCGACTTCGACATCATGCTCGCTCGGAGGAAAGCCATGAACAGCAAGAGGAGAAGACACCGGGACGGAGGGACGTTCATCAGCGACGCCGACGACGTGGTCAGCGCCATGATCTGCAAGATGACCGAGGCTGCAGAG GAGGATCGAACTCTGAACAGTCAGAAGAAACCGGCGCTGAAGAAACTCACGCTGCTGCCGCAGGTCGTCATGCACCTGAAGAA ACAGGACCTGAAGGAGACGTTCATCGACAGCGGGGTGATGTCGGCCATTAAAGAGTGGATCAGTCCTCTTCCAGACAAGTCGCTGCCTGCGCTCAGGATccgagaggagctgctgaagatCCTGCAGGAG ctgcccaGCGTCAGTCAGGAGACTCTGAAGCACAGCGGCATCGGCCGCTCCGTCATGTTTCTGTACAAACACCCCAAAGAGTCTCGACCCAACAAAGACCTGGCGCTCAAACTCATCA ATGAGTGGTCGCGGCCCATCTTCGGTCTGACGTCGAACTACAAGGGGATGACGAGAGAGGAGCGGCAGCAGAGAGACCTGGATCAGCAGATGCCTCAGAAACGACGGCTGAG tcAGCCTCAGAAGGTGGAGAGGGCGGAGGAACCTGACGTCTTCTCTCCACCAACCAG ctCCGGGGGTCAGACGCCTCGCAGGGACCTGGAGAAGCAGCTCACTGGAGAGGAGAA AGCTCTGCGACCCGGTGACCCCGGGTTCTGCGCCCGGGCTCGAGTCCCGATGCCGTCCAACAAGGACTACGTGGTTCGACCCAAGTGGAACGTAGAGGGCGACTCCAGCAGG GGGCCCATGAAGAAGGGCGTGTCCCGGGTCGATAAACAGATGCGTAGAATCGCTGAAGTCCGACGCCTGACGAAGCCCGGCCACGCCGTGAAGATCAGCGTCCAGGGAAACCACATGCCGCTCTGA
- the LOC133951882 gene encoding protein IWS1 homolog isoform X4, translating to MDGEEEDFMSGARSDDGGGTPVQDEHPGSDGEDVRSDRHESEDEDSHGEDGPQAAEPSGAASGSDNEERTAADSDSEVEAPRSHHNKSDSEVEAPRPADSDSEVEAPGSHHDKSDSEVEAPRPADSDSEVEAPGSHHDKSDSEVEAPRPADSDSEVEAPRPADRDSPVKHRTSGSDNEDSSPVKHRASDHEEGEGSSPPLKRRGSSSDGGEGGGRPQAAADSDSENEDVKPAASKQSKADSDSDTETPTKRKAAQIDSDEEEGGGRKQEEVGGGGKWNAVMQSDSEDEEEGQKRKAAAGSDGEKQEEEPRDDSDDETPVKRKKAILSDSEEEEKVDKPAAKRSRAVSDDDENSDSDAAGGPDKSLAAKLRELGSDSASEEERSKAAGGNQDEQALFGSDSESGDEEEKMIADIFGESGEEEEEEFTGFNQEDLEGEKQQAKEQQQQQQQEESESDDGVDRSGQDNSFMSDFDIMLARRKAMNSKRRRHRDGGTFISDADDVVSAMICKMTEAAEEDRTLNSQKKPALKKLTLLPQVVMHLKKQDLKETFIDSGVMSAIKEWISPLPDKSLPALRIREELLKILQELPSVSQETLKHSGIGRSVMFLYKHPKESRPNKDLALKLINEWSRPIFGLTSNYKGMTREERQQRDLDQQMPQKRRLSQPQKVERAEEPDVFSPPTSSGGQTPRRDLEKQLTGEEKALRPGDPGFCARARVPMPSNKDYVVRPKWNVEGDSSRGPMKKGVSRVDKQMRRIAEVRRLTKPGHAVKISVQGNHMPL from the exons aTGACGGCGGCGGCACTCCGGTTCAGGACGAACACCCGGGGTCAGACGGCGAGGACGTGAGGAGCGACAGACACGAGTCTGAG GACGAGGACAGCCACGGGGAGGACGGCCCTCAGGCCGCGGAGCCCAGCGGGGCCGCCAGCGGCTCCGACAACGAGGAGCGCACAGCGGCCGACAGTGACTCCGAGGTGGAGGCCCCCAGGAGCCACCACAACAAGAGTGACTCCGAGGTGGAGGCCCCCCGTCCTGCCGACAGTGACTCCGAGGTGGAGGCCCCCGGGAGCCACCACGACAAGAGTGACTCCGAGGTGGAGGCCCCCCGTCCTGCCGACAGTGACTCCGAGGTGGAGGCCCCCGGGAGCCACCACGACAAGAGTGACTCCGAGGTTGAGGCCCCCCGTCCTGCCGACAGCGACTCCGAG GTGGAGGCCCCCCGTCCTGCCGACCGCGACTCCCCGGTCAAACACAGGACGAGTGGATCAGACAACGAGGATTCGTCACCGGTCAAACACAGAGCGTCGGAtcatgaggagggggaggggtcGTCTCCTCCTCTTAAACGCAGAGGGAGTAGCTCggacgggggggagggggggggcaggcccCAAGCGGCCGCGGACAGCGACTCAGAGAACGAGGACGTCAAACCTGCAGCGTCCAAACAGTCCAAAGCCGACAGTGACTCTGACACAGAGACGCCCACGAAACGAAAGGCGGCACAGATAGACtcagacgaggaggagggggggggaaggaaacaggaggaagtgggagggggggggaagtggaACGCTGTGATGCAGTCTgacagtgaggatgaggaggagggacaaAAGAGGAAGGCTGCAGCCGGAAGTGAcggagagaagcaggaggaggagccgagAGACGACAGCGACGACGAGACGCCAG tgaagaggaagaaggccATCCTGTCagacagtgaggaagaggagaaagtagACAAACCAG cAGCCAAGAGGAGTCGGGCGGTGTCGGACGACGATGAGAACTCGGACAGCGACGCGGCGGGGGGGCCTGATAAGAGCCTGGCAGCCAAACTGAGGGAGCTCGGCTCCGACAGCGCCAGCGAGGAGGAGCGCTCGAAGGCGGCGGGGGGGAACCAGGACGAGCAGGCGCTGTTCGGCAGCGACAGCGAGTCTGGAGACGAGGAGGA GAAGATGATCGCAGACATCTTCGGGGAGTccggggaggaagaggaggaggagttcacG ggcTTCAACCAGGAGGACCTGGAGGGGGAGAAGCAACAGGccaaggagcagcagcagcagcagcagcaggaggagtcGGAGTCGGACGATGGAGTCGACCGCAGCGGCCAAGA caacaGCTTCATGTCCGACTTCGACATCATGCTCGCTCGGAGGAAAGCCATGAACAGCAAGAGGAGAAGACACCGGGACGGAGGGACGTTCATCAGCGACGCCGACGACGTGGTCAGCGCCATGATCTGCAAGATGACCGAGGCTGCAGAG GAGGATCGAACTCTGAACAGTCAGAAGAAACCGGCGCTGAAGAAACTCACGCTGCTGCCGCAGGTCGTCATGCACCTGAAGAA ACAGGACCTGAAGGAGACGTTCATCGACAGCGGGGTGATGTCGGCCATTAAAGAGTGGATCAGTCCTCTTCCAGACAAGTCGCTGCCTGCGCTCAGGATccgagaggagctgctgaagatCCTGCAGGAG ctgcccaGCGTCAGTCAGGAGACTCTGAAGCACAGCGGCATCGGCCGCTCCGTCATGTTTCTGTACAAACACCCCAAAGAGTCTCGACCCAACAAAGACCTGGCGCTCAAACTCATCA ATGAGTGGTCGCGGCCCATCTTCGGTCTGACGTCGAACTACAAGGGGATGACGAGAGAGGAGCGGCAGCAGAGAGACCTGGATCAGCAGATGCCTCAGAAACGACGGCTGAG tcAGCCTCAGAAGGTGGAGAGGGCGGAGGAACCTGACGTCTTCTCTCCACCAACCAG ctCCGGGGGTCAGACGCCTCGCAGGGACCTGGAGAAGCAGCTCACTGGAGAGGAGAA AGCTCTGCGACCCGGTGACCCCGGGTTCTGCGCCCGGGCTCGAGTCCCGATGCCGTCCAACAAGGACTACGTGGTTCGACCCAAGTGGAACGTAGAGGGCGACTCCAGCAGG GGGCCCATGAAGAAGGGCGTGTCCCGGGTCGATAAACAGATGCGTAGAATCGCTGAAGTCCGACGCCTGACGAAGCCCGGCCACGCCGTGAAGATCAGCGTCCAGGGAAACCACATGCCGCTCTGA
- the LOC133951882 gene encoding protein IWS1 homolog isoform X3 — translation MDGEEEDFMSGARSDDGGGTPVQDEHPGSDGEDVRSDRHESEDEDSHGEDGPQAAEPSGAASGSDNEERTAADSDSEVEAPRSHHNKSDSEVEAPRPADSDSEVEAPGSHHDKSDSEVEAPRPADSDSEVEAPRPADSDSEVEAPRSHHDKSDSEVEAPRPADRDSPVKHRTSGSDNEDSSPVKHRASDHEEGEGSSPPLKRRGSSSDGGEGGGRPQAAADSDSENEDVKPAASKQSKADSDSDTETPTKRKAAQIDSDEEEGGGRKQEEVGGGGKWNAVMQSDSEDEEEGQKRKAAAGSDGEKQEEEPRDDSDDETPVKRKKAILSDSEEEEKVDKPAAKRSRAVSDDDENSDSDAAGGPDKSLAAKLRELGSDSASEEERSKAAGGNQDEQALFGSDSESGDEEEKMIADIFGESGEEEEEEFTGFNQEDLEGEKQQAKEQQQQQQQEESESDDGVDRSGQDNSFMSDFDIMLARRKAMNSKRRRHRDGGTFISDADDVVSAMICKMTEAAEEDRTLNSQKKPALKKLTLLPQVVMHLKKQDLKETFIDSGVMSAIKEWISPLPDKSLPALRIREELLKILQELPSVSQETLKHSGIGRSVMFLYKHPKESRPNKDLALKLINEWSRPIFGLTSNYKGMTREERQQRDLDQQMPQKRRLSQPQKVERAEEPDVFSPPTSSGGQTPRRDLEKQLTGEEKALRPGDPGFCARARVPMPSNKDYVVRPKWNVEGDSSRGPMKKGVSRVDKQMRRIAEVRRLTKPGHAVKISVQGNHMPL, via the exons aTGACGGCGGCGGCACTCCGGTTCAGGACGAACACCCGGGGTCAGACGGCGAGGACGTGAGGAGCGACAGACACGAGTCTGAG GACGAGGACAGCCACGGGGAGGACGGCCCTCAGGCCGCGGAGCCCAGCGGGGCCGCCAGCGGCTCCGACAACGAGGAGCGCACAGCGGCCGACAGTGACTCCGAGGTGGAGGCCCCCAGGAGCCACCACAACAAGAGTGACTCCGAGGTGGAGGCCCCCCGTCCTGCCGACAGTGACTCCGAGGTGGAGGCCCCCGGGAGCCACCACGACAAGAGTGACTCCGAGGTGGAGGCCCCCCGTCCTGCCGACAGTGACTCCGAG GTTGAGGCCCCCCGTCCTGCCGACAGCGACTCCGAGGTGGAGGCCCCCAGGAGCCACCACGACAAGAGTGACTCCGAGGTGGAGGCCCCCCGTCCTGCCGACCGCGACTCCCCGGTCAAACACAGGACGAGTGGATCAGACAACGAGGATTCGTCACCGGTCAAACACAGAGCGTCGGAtcatgaggagggggaggggtcGTCTCCTCCTCTTAAACGCAGAGGGAGTAGCTCggacgggggggagggggggggcaggcccCAAGCGGCCGCGGACAGCGACTCAGAGAACGAGGACGTCAAACCTGCAGCGTCCAAACAGTCCAAAGCCGACAGTGACTCTGACACAGAGACGCCCACGAAACGAAAGGCGGCACAGATAGACtcagacgaggaggagggggggggaaggaaacaggaggaagtgggagggggggggaagtggaACGCTGTGATGCAGTCTgacagtgaggatgaggaggagggacaaAAGAGGAAGGCTGCAGCCGGAAGTGAcggagagaagcaggaggaggagccgagAGACGACAGCGACGACGAGACGCCAG tgaagaggaagaaggccATCCTGTCagacagtgaggaagaggagaaagtagACAAACCAG cAGCCAAGAGGAGTCGGGCGGTGTCGGACGACGATGAGAACTCGGACAGCGACGCGGCGGGGGGGCCTGATAAGAGCCTGGCAGCCAAACTGAGGGAGCTCGGCTCCGACAGCGCCAGCGAGGAGGAGCGCTCGAAGGCGGCGGGGGGGAACCAGGACGAGCAGGCGCTGTTCGGCAGCGACAGCGAGTCTGGAGACGAGGAGGA GAAGATGATCGCAGACATCTTCGGGGAGTccggggaggaagaggaggaggagttcacG ggcTTCAACCAGGAGGACCTGGAGGGGGAGAAGCAACAGGccaaggagcagcagcagcagcagcagcaggaggagtcGGAGTCGGACGATGGAGTCGACCGCAGCGGCCAAGA caacaGCTTCATGTCCGACTTCGACATCATGCTCGCTCGGAGGAAAGCCATGAACAGCAAGAGGAGAAGACACCGGGACGGAGGGACGTTCATCAGCGACGCCGACGACGTGGTCAGCGCCATGATCTGCAAGATGACCGAGGCTGCAGAG GAGGATCGAACTCTGAACAGTCAGAAGAAACCGGCGCTGAAGAAACTCACGCTGCTGCCGCAGGTCGTCATGCACCTGAAGAA ACAGGACCTGAAGGAGACGTTCATCGACAGCGGGGTGATGTCGGCCATTAAAGAGTGGATCAGTCCTCTTCCAGACAAGTCGCTGCCTGCGCTCAGGATccgagaggagctgctgaagatCCTGCAGGAG ctgcccaGCGTCAGTCAGGAGACTCTGAAGCACAGCGGCATCGGCCGCTCCGTCATGTTTCTGTACAAACACCCCAAAGAGTCTCGACCCAACAAAGACCTGGCGCTCAAACTCATCA ATGAGTGGTCGCGGCCCATCTTCGGTCTGACGTCGAACTACAAGGGGATGACGAGAGAGGAGCGGCAGCAGAGAGACCTGGATCAGCAGATGCCTCAGAAACGACGGCTGAG tcAGCCTCAGAAGGTGGAGAGGGCGGAGGAACCTGACGTCTTCTCTCCACCAACCAG ctCCGGGGGTCAGACGCCTCGCAGGGACCTGGAGAAGCAGCTCACTGGAGAGGAGAA AGCTCTGCGACCCGGTGACCCCGGGTTCTGCGCCCGGGCTCGAGTCCCGATGCCGTCCAACAAGGACTACGTGGTTCGACCCAAGTGGAACGTAGAGGGCGACTCCAGCAGG GGGCCCATGAAGAAGGGCGTGTCCCGGGTCGATAAACAGATGCGTAGAATCGCTGAAGTCCGACGCCTGACGAAGCCCGGCCACGCCGTGAAGATCAGCGTCCAGGGAAACCACATGCCGCTCTGA